The proteins below come from a single Candidatus Eremiobacterota bacterium genomic window:
- a CDS encoding nucleotidyltransferase domain-containing protein, with protein sequence MDSTIDPVLKELKKSFRDLYGERMTHMILYGSRARGDEESGSDINILVVLDGTVSPSEEVTRTGEIVSRLSLLSEHVISCVFMDRDRFHHRNGPLLRNIRKEGITL encoded by the coding sequence ATGGACAGCACGATTGACCCTGTTCTCAAGGAGCTCAAGAAAAGCTTCAGAGATCTCTATGGAGAGCGAATGACCCACATGATACTCTATGGCTCGAGGGCGCGCGGTGATGAAGAATCGGGCTCTGATATCAACATTCTGGTCGTGCTGGATGGAACAGTATCTCCTTCCGAGGAAGTCACCCGAACCGGGGAGATTGTATCGCGGCTTTCGCTTCTGTCTGAACATGTCATCAGCTGCGTCTTTATGGACCGGGACAGATTTCACCACCGCAATGGACCCCTGCTTCGCAATATCAGAAAAGAAGGAATAACGTTATGA
- a CDS encoding HEPN domain-containing protein — MTEDQAELLRKAEESLAAARLLLKEGYADYAASRAYYTMFYVAEALLEGEKLSFSKHSAVIAAFGQHFTRTGKISGSLHRYIIEALELRNAGDYGGLHSVTMEKPQEAIDHGQEFLEAAEKLLIADTR, encoded by the coding sequence ATGACAGAAGATCAGGCTGAATTGCTCAGAAAAGCAGAGGAGAGCCTGGCCGCCGCAAGGTTGCTGCTCAAGGAAGGATATGCTGATTATGCTGCCTCACGCGCCTATTATACCATGTTCTATGTTGCCGAGGCCCTTCTTGAGGGAGAAAAACTTTCCTTCTCAAAGCATTCTGCAGTCATTGCCGCATTTGGCCAGCATTTCACACGGACAGGCAAGATTTCAGGCTCTCTTCATAGGTATATTATAGAAGCCCTGGAACTTCGCAATGCAGGTGATTACGGGGGTCTGCACTCAGTTACCATGGAAAAGCCTCAGGAAGCCATAGACCATGGCCAGGAGTTCCTGGAAGCAGCGGAAAAACTCCTTATTGCTGACACCAGATAA